In Flavivirga abyssicola, the following are encoded in one genomic region:
- a CDS encoding HU domain-containing protein has product MQLETYISDLLYRYECVTIPEFGAFLTQRVSATIHGTTNAFYPPSKTVSFNEQIQKNDGLLAHYIADVEKIPFEVASKKIEKRVHALKNYLTQGETLTFKNIGDIVFNGEGKIVFEPSNHLNYLTDSFGLSQFVSPKVTREVYKEEVKNIEKVIPITVTPEKRKTAPSYLKYAAIALVALTLGGLGGANYYVNQIEQHNQLAQEEATQQLDTKIQQATFNLNPFPAITLNVTKQTGNYHIIAGAFRFEENCDKKVQQLKAEGFSARKIGVNRYGLHQVVYASYEDRLEALKALRTIKNTHNRDAWLDVRKLD; this is encoded by the coding sequence ATGCAACTAGAGACCTACATAAGCGATTTATTATATAGATATGAGTGTGTTACCATTCCTGAGTTTGGTGCTTTTTTAACACAACGTGTATCTGCAACCATTCACGGAACTACTAATGCTTTTTATCCACCTAGTAAGACAGTGTCGTTTAATGAGCAGATTCAAAAAAATGATGGTTTATTAGCACATTATATTGCTGATGTAGAAAAAATTCCTTTTGAGGTTGCCAGTAAAAAAATTGAAAAGCGAGTACACGCATTAAAGAATTATTTAACCCAAGGCGAGACACTCACTTTCAAAAATATTGGAGACATTGTTTTTAATGGTGAAGGCAAAATTGTGTTTGAACCATCGAATCACCTCAACTATTTAACTGATTCTTTTGGATTGTCTCAATTTGTATCACCAAAAGTAACTCGTGAGGTTTACAAAGAAGAAGTTAAAAACATTGAAAAAGTAATTCCTATTACTGTTACTCCTGAAAAACGTAAAACAGCACCATCATATTTAAAATATGCTGCAATTGCTTTAGTAGCCTTAACACTTGGTGGTCTTGGAGGAGCTAATTATTATGTAAATCAAATTGAGCAGCATAACCAATTAGCACAAGAGGAAGCGACACAACAATTGGATACTAAAATACAACAGGCAACATTTAATTTAAACCCGTTTCCTGCCATTACTTTAAATGTAACCAAACAGACTGGTAATTATCATATTATTGCAGGTGCATTTAGGTTTGAAGAAAACTGCGATAAAAAGGTACAACAACTTAAAGCGGAAGGTTTTAGTGCTAGAAAAATTGGTGTTAACAGATATGGTTTACATCAGGTTGTTTATGCAAGCTACGAAGACAGACTCGAGGCTTTAAAGGCTTTAAGAACCATCAAGAACACGCATAACAGAGATGCTTGGTTGGATGTTAGAAAACTAGATTAG
- a CDS encoding GIY-YIG nuclease family protein, protein MKQWYVYIMTNKPEGVIYIGITDNIEERVKEHKLKIYPKSFTARYNCDKLIYFEAFKNGNVAEKREKQFKKRKRDWKIKLIEDMNPSWSDLSINWNLNF, encoded by the coding sequence ATGAAACAATGGTATGTCTATATCATGACAAATAAGCCTGAAGGGGTAATATATATTGGCATAACAGATAATATAGAAGAAAGAGTTAAAGAGCATAAATTAAAAATCTATCCAAAATCATTTACTGCAAGATATAATTGTGATAAATTGATTTATTTTGAAGCTTTTAAAAATGGAAACGTAGCAGAAAAAAGAGAAAAGCAATTTAAAAAAAGGAAAAGAGATTGGAAAATAAAACTGATAGAAGACATGAATCCAAGTTGGTCTGACCTAAGTATCAACTGGAATTTAAATTTTTGA
- a CDS encoding sugar phosphate nucleotidyltransferase — MKIIVPMAGRGSRLRPHSLTVPKPLIPVAGQPIVHRLVKDIAKVLKQPIEEIAFVLGDPAWFGDDVVSSLEDLAKGLGAKASIYRQDQPLGTGHAIMCAKPSLSGPAVIAYADTLIRAEFDLDATADSVIWTKQVENPEAYGVVKLNENNEIVELVEKPETFVSDQAVIGIYYFKDVAVLKGKLQEILDENVMNGGEYQINDGIKRMMAEGKVFKTGTVDEWMDCGNKAITIETNQRMLSFLKADGDEQLVSASAKLDNSTIIEPCFIGENVILKDSTVGPHVSIGNNSVIENSSVKNSLIQTNTTIKNANLDDAMIGNHVKYDGNYTSISIGDYSVLE; from the coding sequence ATGAAAATAATAGTACCAATGGCAGGACGAGGATCTCGTCTACGCCCACACAGTTTAACAGTTCCAAAACCATTAATTCCAGTAGCAGGACAACCTATTGTTCATAGGTTGGTAAAAGATATAGCTAAAGTTTTAAAACAACCAATAGAAGAAATAGCCTTTGTTTTAGGTGATCCGGCGTGGTTTGGCGATGATGTCGTGTCGAGCTTAGAAGATTTAGCAAAAGGTTTAGGAGCTAAAGCTTCTATTTATCGTCAAGATCAACCCTTAGGAACTGGTCACGCCATTATGTGTGCAAAACCATCACTCTCTGGTCCTGCTGTTATTGCATATGCAGATACACTCATTAGAGCTGAATTTGATTTAGACGCAACGGCAGATAGTGTTATTTGGACAAAACAAGTAGAGAATCCCGAAGCTTACGGTGTTGTTAAATTAAACGAAAATAACGAGATTGTTGAGTTGGTTGAAAAACCAGAAACCTTTGTGAGCGACCAAGCAGTTATTGGAATTTATTATTTTAAAGATGTGGCCGTTTTAAAAGGAAAACTACAAGAAATCCTGGATGAAAATGTTATGAATGGTGGGGAATACCAAATTAATGATGGTATTAAACGAATGATGGCCGAAGGAAAAGTATTTAAAACAGGAACCGTTGATGAATGGATGGACTGTGGTAATAAAGCGATAACCATTGAGACGAATCAAAGAATGTTAAGCTTTTTAAAAGCAGATGGCGATGAACAATTAGTATCAGCATCAGCAAAATTGGATAATTCAACTATCATAGAACCTTGTTTTATTGGTGAAAATGTTATTCTTAAAGATAGTACAGTTGGTCCTCATGTATCTATAGGGAATAATAGTGTTATTGAAAATTCAAGTGTTAAGAATAGTTTAATTCAGACAAATACCACAATTAAAAATGCTAATTTAGATGATGCCATGATTGGTAATCATGTTAAATATGATGGTAATTATACGTCTATTAGTATTGGTGATTATTCTGTTTTGGAATAA
- a CDS encoding helix-turn-helix domain-containing protein, translated as MTELGQYLSKKSASKAGISKKTGISKSRISELTLNPSTQLRAWELYLIALALDVDPGEMFKEIFRDLKLKQ; from the coding sequence ATGACAGAACTCGGACAGTATTTATCCAAAAAATCGGCAAGTAAAGCTGGGATTTCGAAGAAAACTGGAATTAGTAAATCTAGAATCAGTGAACTTACCCTTAATCCTTCTACTCAACTTAGAGCTTGGGAACTATACTTAATTGCTTTGGCATTGGACGTTGACCCAGGAGAGATGTTTAAAGAAATTTTTAGGGATTTGAAATTAAAACAATAA
- the dprA gene encoding DNA-processing protein DprA codes for MTENDLFYTLALQHVPNIGDITAKRLISQCGTAEAVLKEKKQNLLKIDGIGSVILGDLFETYHLKAAEKEIDFIRTNDIKVSYFKDESYPEKLKHCIDGPILLFQSGRINLKQQHIISIVGTRKITTSGIAFCETLVETLAPYNPIIVSGFAYGTDITAHKAAIKNNLQTVGCLAHGLNQIYPKVHKKYMVDIEKNGGFFTDFWSSDTFDRNNFLKRNRVIAGLSEATIVIESAEKGGSLVTADIANSYNRDVFAVPGRTTDSQSIGCNNLIKHQKAHMLTTPLDIPYILNWQLEKDKEPAIQKQLFVELDTTEKTIYSYLKENEKQQLDVIAINCNMPIFKIASVLLSMELKGVIRPLPGKLFEVV; via the coding sequence ATGACAGAAAATGATTTGTTTTATACTTTGGCTTTGCAACATGTACCAAATATTGGGGATATAACAGCCAAGCGGCTTATCTCACAGTGCGGTACTGCCGAAGCCGTTTTAAAGGAAAAGAAGCAAAATCTGCTTAAAATTGATGGCATAGGCAGTGTTATTTTAGGAGATTTATTCGAAACATATCATTTAAAAGCTGCGGAAAAAGAAATAGATTTTATAAGGACCAACGACATTAAAGTGTCTTATTTTAAGGACGAAAGCTATCCTGAAAAATTAAAACATTGCATTGATGGCCCTATTTTATTGTTTCAATCTGGACGTATTAATTTAAAACAACAACATATTATTAGTATAGTTGGAACCCGGAAAATAACAACTAGTGGCATCGCATTTTGTGAAACATTGGTAGAAACTTTAGCACCCTATAACCCTATTATAGTTTCTGGTTTTGCTTATGGAACAGATATTACAGCACATAAAGCAGCCATTAAAAACAACTTACAAACAGTTGGTTGTTTAGCACACGGTTTGAACCAAATTTATCCTAAAGTACATAAAAAATACATGGTCGATATAGAGAAAAACGGAGGTTTTTTTACCGATTTTTGGAGTAGCGATACATTTGATAGAAATAATTTCTTGAAAAGAAATAGAGTTATTGCGGGTTTAAGTGAAGCAACCATTGTTATAGAATCTGCTGAAAAAGGCGGAAGTTTGGTTACTGCAGATATTGCAAATTCTTATAATAGAGACGTATTTGCTGTTCCGGGAAGAACTACAGATAGTCAGAGCATAGGATGTAATAATTTAATAAAGCATCAAAAGGCGCACATGCTTACGACACCTTTAGATATCCCTTATATTCTTAATTGGCAATTAGAAAAAGACAAGGAACCAGCCATACAAAAGCAATTGTTTGTAGAGTTGGATACTACAGAAAAAACAATCTATTCGTATTTAAAAGAAAACGAAAAACAACAACTGGATGTTATTGCTATTAATTGCAATATGCCTATTTTTAAAATAGCGAGTGTATTACTTAGCATGGAGCTCAAGGGAGTTATAAGACCATTGCCTGGGAAATTATTTGAAGTTGTTTAA
- a CDS encoding acyl-CoA thioesterase, which translates to MKAKTPEQSKTILTDMVLPGETNPLNNLFGGELLARMDRAASIAARRHSRRIVVTASVNHVAFNRAVPLGSVVTVEAKVSRAFKTSMEVFIDVWIEDRESGDKTKANEAIYTFVAVDETGRPIAIPEISPETVLEKERYDAALRRKQLSLLLAGKIKPNEATELKALFE; encoded by the coding sequence ATGAAAGCAAAGACTCCTGAACAATCGAAAACCATACTTACCGACATGGTTTTACCTGGTGAAACCAACCCTTTAAACAATCTATTTGGAGGGGAATTACTAGCAAGAATGGACCGTGCTGCAAGTATTGCTGCAAGACGCCACTCAAGACGTATTGTAGTAACCGCTTCTGTGAATCATGTGGCTTTTAATAGAGCCGTTCCTTTAGGAAGTGTTGTTACCGTTGAGGCTAAGGTGTCTCGTGCTTTTAAAACCTCTATGGAGGTGTTTATAGATGTATGGATAGAGGACAGAGAGTCTGGTGATAAAACAAAGGCTAATGAAGCCATTTACACCTTTGTGGCGGTAGATGAAACTGGACGCCCTATAGCCATTCCAGAAATAAGCCCAGAAACTGTATTAGAAAAAGAACGTTATGATGCTGCATTACGCCGTAAACAATTAAGTTTATTATTAGCAGGAAAAATAAAGCCAAATGAGGCTACCGAATTAAAGGCTCTATTTGAATAA
- a CDS encoding GlsB/YeaQ/YmgE family stress response membrane protein — protein MSLLYSLLIGGIAGWLAGKLMKGGGFGVLFNIVIGIIGGIVGNWLFAKLGISLMSGVIGDILTGAIGASVILFIAGLLKK, from the coding sequence ATGTCTTTACTTTATTCACTTTTAATTGGAGGTATCGCTGGTTGGTTAGCTGGAAAGCTAATGAAAGGTGGTGGTTTCGGAGTTCTTTTTAACATAGTAATTGGTATTATTGGCGGTATTGTTGGTAATTGGCTTTTTGCAAAACTTGGCATTTCTTTAATGAGTGGTGTTATCGGTGATATTTTAACTGGAGCCATTGGTGCCTCGGTAATTCTCTTTATTGCTGGTTTATTAAAAAAATAG
- a CDS encoding tetratricopeptide repeat protein has protein sequence MNYAQVDFNKKPDDDLGNVEDKFQESFYEALKQKGIENYDRSVEALLKCIELDNSVAVLYYELGKNYKKLKNFGAAEEALKKAVNKDPDNEWFLDELYGFYASQNDYDKAIKTIKQLVKYHPDYKEDLASLYLRSKKYDDALKLLDELDSEFGISLSRDAMRNQIYKATGRKKDQIKNLEKRVENHPDKESNYLALIFRYSENNEKEKAFETAKELLKINPNSQLVHLALYKFYLDDNDAEKAIESMKIVIKSNEIKPEAKLKVLTDFVSFVGKHPKYEADLVEATALIDNRSNSKTLIELGQYYLAKKNKGKALEYFEAALKLEANNFGVLRNVLLLYIDLQKYDSAKEKSDEVLQKFPSQPLFYLINGVALNKLNQPKEAIEALETGLDYIIDDTKMEADFYNQLSKAHSLLNNTAKAKTFSDKAKQLESSN, from the coding sequence GTGAATTACGCACAAGTAGATTTTAACAAGAAACCTGATGATGATTTAGGTAACGTAGAAGATAAGTTTCAAGAATCTTTCTACGAAGCCTTAAAACAAAAAGGTATTGAAAATTATGATAGGTCTGTTGAAGCACTTTTAAAATGTATAGAATTAGACAACTCTGTCGCAGTTTTGTATTACGAATTAGGTAAGAACTACAAAAAGCTTAAAAACTTTGGTGCGGCAGAAGAAGCTTTAAAAAAAGCGGTTAATAAAGACCCAGATAATGAATGGTTTTTAGATGAACTATACGGGTTTTATGCATCGCAAAACGATTATGATAAAGCTATAAAGACGATCAAGCAGCTTGTTAAATACCATCCAGACTATAAAGAAGATTTAGCGTCCCTTTATCTTAGATCAAAGAAGTATGATGATGCTTTAAAACTTTTAGACGAATTAGATTCTGAATTTGGAATTTCATTGTCCCGTGATGCGATGCGTAATCAAATTTATAAAGCAACAGGGCGTAAAAAAGATCAAATAAAGAATTTAGAAAAACGTGTTGAAAATCACCCTGATAAAGAATCCAATTATCTGGCTTTAATTTTCCGTTATAGTGAAAATAATGAAAAAGAGAAAGCCTTTGAAACGGCTAAAGAATTGTTAAAGATCAATCCGAATTCGCAATTAGTCCATTTGGCTTTATATAAATTTTATTTAGACGATAATGATGCTGAAAAAGCTATTGAATCTATGAAAATTGTTATTAAAAGCAATGAAATAAAACCAGAAGCAAAACTTAAAGTATTAACAGATTTTGTAAGTTTTGTTGGAAAGCATCCAAAATATGAAGCCGATTTGGTAGAAGCTACTGCCCTGATTGATAACCGCAGTAATAGTAAAACACTTATTGAATTAGGTCAGTACTATTTAGCTAAAAAGAATAAAGGAAAAGCTTTAGAATATTTTGAAGCAGCATTAAAATTGGAGGCAAATAATTTTGGTGTTTTACGTAATGTATTGTTACTATATATAGATTTACAAAAGTATGACTCAGCTAAAGAAAAAAGTGATGAAGTACTTCAAAAATTCCCGTCTCAACCTTTGTTTTACTTAATAAACGGTGTTGCTTTAAATAAATTAAACCAACCTAAAGAAGCAATAGAAGCCTTAGAGACAGGTTTAGATTATATTATTGATGATACTAAAATGGAAGCCGATTTTTATAATCAGTTAAGTAAAGCCCATAGTTTATTAAACAATACAGCTAAGGCAAAAACGTTTAGTGATAAAGCAAAACAATTAGAAAGTTCAAATTAA
- a CDS encoding murein hydrolase activator EnvC family protein: MLNKKSTYTTVFFLAFLLCGSFVFSQNNKQKQLETRRQELRREIQKINELRAENKSREKSQISLIEDFNYKISVLSNLIKVTNQQANLITRKINSNQKKIGTLRDELKQLKEDYAAMIVKSYKSKNKQSRIMFLLSSNDFKQAYKRLQYIKQYSDHQKQQGETIKAKTLELQNINRSLQDQKEDKKRLIADNKVIQKTLETERKEHEVLMKSIKKNLSLYASQIRRKQREADRIDNEIDRIIKAAIAKSNRKAGKVASSKSFALTAEEKVLASKFIANKGKLPWPVERGVVRLGYGTQRHPIDKSLTIKSHGVRIATQKGAKVRAVFNGEVSEILKMKNVNPIVMIRHGDYLTIYKNLSSVNVKKGDKVSTKQVIGNVFTNPSNGETILSFTISKGTKTENPASWIYKM, from the coding sequence ATGCTAAACAAGAAATCTACATATACAACAGTATTTTTTCTGGCGTTTCTGCTATGTGGATCTTTTGTTTTTTCTCAGAATAATAAACAAAAGCAACTAGAAACACGACGACAAGAATTACGTAGAGAAATTCAGAAAATTAATGAGTTACGTGCTGAGAACAAGTCTAGAGAAAAATCGCAAATATCATTAATTGAAGATTTTAATTATAAAATAAGCGTGTTATCTAACCTTATAAAGGTTACTAATCAACAAGCTAATTTAATAACACGTAAAATTAATTCAAACCAAAAGAAAATAGGCACACTTAGAGATGAATTAAAGCAGTTAAAGGAAGATTACGCTGCTATGATAGTAAAGTCTTATAAAAGCAAAAACAAGCAAAGTAGAATCATGTTTTTGTTGTCCTCTAATGATTTTAAACAGGCTTATAAACGATTACAGTACATAAAACAATATTCAGATCACCAAAAACAACAAGGGGAAACAATAAAGGCCAAAACGCTAGAATTACAGAATATAAATAGAAGCTTACAAGATCAAAAAGAAGATAAAAAAAGATTGATTGCTGATAATAAAGTAATTCAGAAAACATTAGAAACAGAACGCAAGGAGCATGAAGTTTTAATGAAATCAATAAAAAAGAACTTATCATTATATGCGTCTCAAATAAGGAGAAAACAGAGAGAGGCCGATAGAATTGATAATGAAATAGACCGTATTATTAAAGCAGCTATAGCTAAGTCTAATAGAAAAGCCGGAAAAGTGGCTAGTTCAAAAAGTTTTGCTCTTACAGCCGAAGAAAAAGTTTTAGCATCTAAGTTTATAGCAAACAAAGGTAAGTTACCATGGCCAGTTGAAAGAGGCGTTGTAAGATTAGGTTATGGGACACAAAGACACCCTATAGATAAATCATTAACAATTAAGAGTCATGGAGTCCGTATAGCTACGCAAAAAGGAGCTAAAGTAAGAGCTGTTTTTAACGGTGAGGTAAGTGAAATACTTAAAATGAAAAATGTAAATCCCATTGTGATGATTCGTCATGGCGATTATTTAACGATATATAAAAACTTATCTAGCGTTAATGTGAAGAAAGGGGATAAAGTATCAACCAAGCAAGTTATAGGTAATGTGTTTACAAATCCTTCAAATGGAGAAACAATTTTAAGTTTCACAATCTCTAAAGGCACAAAAACAGAAAACCCAGCTTCTTGGATTTATAAAATGTAA
- the trpS gene encoding tryptophan--tRNA ligase → MARILTGIQSTGTPHLGNILGAIMPAIEMANNPENDSYLFIANLHTLTQIKDAETLRTNTYSTAATWLAFGLDIEKTVFYRQSDIPQVTELSWYLSCFFPYQRLTLAHSFKDKADRLEDVNSGLFTYPMLMAADILLYDAEIIPVGKDQLQHIEMTRDVASRFHAKVGDTFVLPEGKIQEHTKLIPGTDGEKMSKSRNNIINIFLADKKLRKQIMGIQTDSTPLEEPKDWKTCNCFAIYSLLANDEQIETMKANYENGGYGYGHAKQALFELIIEKFATQRERYNYYMDNLNEIDKALALGADKAKVVANTVLSRVREKVGY, encoded by the coding sequence ATGGCAAGAATACTTACAGGTATACAGAGTACAGGAACACCACATTTAGGAAATATTTTAGGAGCTATTATGCCGGCTATTGAAATGGCTAATAACCCTGAAAACGATTCCTATTTATTTATTGCAAATCTGCATACTTTAACTCAGATTAAAGATGCTGAAACATTACGCACAAACACGTATTCTACAGCTGCTACCTGGTTAGCTTTTGGTTTAGATATAGAAAAGACAGTGTTTTACAGACAAAGTGATATTCCGCAGGTTACTGAATTATCTTGGTATTTAAGCTGTTTCTTTCCTTACCAACGTTTAACATTAGCGCACAGTTTTAAAGATAAAGCGGATAGACTAGAAGATGTAAACTCCGGATTATTTACCTATCCCATGCTTATGGCTGCCGATATTTTATTGTATGATGCCGAAATTATTCCTGTTGGAAAAGACCAGCTACAGCATATTGAAATGACACGCGATGTGGCGTCTCGTTTTCATGCTAAAGTTGGTGACACTTTTGTATTACCTGAAGGAAAAATACAAGAACATACAAAACTCATTCCAGGAACCGATGGTGAAAAAATGAGCAAAAGTAGAAATAACATTATCAATATATTTTTAGCCGATAAAAAACTACGCAAACAAATAATGGGTATTCAAACGGATAGTACACCATTAGAAGAACCAAAAGACTGGAAAACCTGTAATTGTTTTGCTATTTATAGTTTATTAGCTAACGACGAGCAAATTGAAACGATGAAAGCTAATTATGAAAATGGCGGTTATGGTTATGGACATGCAAAACAAGCTTTGTTTGAATTGATAATTGAAAAATTTGCGACACAACGCGAACGTTATAACTACTATATGGATAATCTCAATGAAATTGATAAAGCCTTAGCTTTAGGTGCTGATAAAGCAAAAGTAGTGGCTAATACTGTTTTGAGTAGAGTGCGTGAAAAGGTAGGGTATTAA
- a CDS encoding DUF4292 domain-containing protein, whose translation MKIRSQLTLVLLVLLIFNCKSSRTIVAGEANYKLSTKQLIKENAKQAPSFKTLRSTLKITYVQGEDSQTHSVSFRAKKDEALWISATFSIVKALVTPKKVSFYNKLDNTYFDGDYKYLSDLLGTELDFQKVQNLLLGETIFDLKEGNYKASVDDKLYILQPKKQRELFEIFFLLDPSHFKVKSQQISQPKEFRHLQIDYLSHQEVEKQILPEKIKVIALETNQETIINLEFKNVSLNEELRFPFKIPSGFKEIKL comes from the coding sequence ATGAAAATACGCTCTCAACTCACTTTAGTTCTTTTAGTACTATTAATATTTAATTGTAAATCGTCAAGGACCATTGTTGCCGGAGAAGCTAATTACAAGCTTTCTACCAAACAATTAATAAAAGAAAATGCGAAACAGGCACCAAGTTTTAAAACACTTAGATCTACTCTTAAAATAACATATGTACAAGGAGAAGATTCGCAAACCCATTCGGTAAGTTTTAGAGCTAAAAAAGATGAAGCTTTATGGATTAGTGCCACATTTTCAATAGTAAAAGCATTGGTTACACCAAAAAAAGTTAGTTTTTATAATAAGTTAGATAATACTTATTTTGATGGTGATTATAAATATTTGAGTGATTTATTGGGAACCGAATTAGATTTTCAAAAGGTTCAAAATTTATTATTGGGGGAAACGATATTCGATTTAAAAGAAGGAAATTATAAAGCTTCTGTTGATGATAAACTCTATATCCTTCAACCTAAAAAACAACGTGAGCTTTTTGAAATATTCTTTTTGTTAGACCCATCACATTTTAAAGTAAAATCACAGCAAATTTCGCAACCAAAAGAATTTAGACATTTACAGATAGATTATTTATCGCACCAAGAAGTTGAGAAACAAATTCTTCCAGAAAAGATAAAAGTAATCGCTTTGGAGACTAATCAAGAAACGATTATTAATTTAGAATTCAAAAATGTTAGCCTAAATGAAGAGTTGCGATTTCCATTTAAAATACCATCAGGTTTTAAAGAAATAAAGCTTTAA
- a CDS encoding GNAT family N-acetyltransferase — MIEIKKAEDRSDYRIIKKLAAEILHEVYDPIIPAEHTDYFLTEFQSENAIANQIENEHFSYFLLKFDSKNVGYLGIQKLNEKLILSKLYILESFRGLKIGKTALEYVNRFATDKGIEKIELIVNQQNQNTIDIYLKNGFKIVESIVNSFPNGHSVEDYKMEKILKTE, encoded by the coding sequence ATGATTGAAATTAAAAAAGCAGAAGATAGAAGTGATTATAGAATCATCAAAAAATTAGCAGCCGAAATTTTACACGAAGTTTACGACCCAATAATTCCGGCTGAGCATACTGATTATTTTTTGACAGAATTCCAATCGGAAAATGCAATTGCAAACCAAATTGAAAATGAACACTTCAGCTATTTTCTCTTAAAGTTTGACTCTAAAAATGTAGGATATTTAGGAATTCAAAAACTGAATGAAAAATTGATTTTGAGCAAACTTTATATTCTGGAATCGTTTCGCGGACTGAAAATCGGAAAAACAGCGTTGGAATATGTTAACAGATTTGCGACGGATAAAGGAATTGAAAAAATTGAGCTAATTGTTAACCAACAAAACCAAAATACGATTGATATTTATCTAAAAAACGGATTTAAAATAGTGGAATCGATTGTAAATTCCTTCCCTAATGGACATTCTGTTGAGGATTACAAAATGGAAAAAATATTGAAAACGGAATAA
- a CDS encoding lysophospholipid acyltransferase family protein, which produces MIVFKYIFWVLYRIWFYILVGVPILIMFPILLISILKESWYPFFFKIARVWAKMILIGMGFRYRIDREQIPEKSKSYMFIANHTSMADIMLMLVAVKNPFVFVGKKELAKIPLFGFFYKRTCILVDRSSPKSRQAVFLRAQRRLRSGLSICIFPEGGVPEEDIYLDQFKNGAFRLAINHQIPIVPLTFADNKKRFSYTFFSGSPGKMRVKIHKFLSTENLNIDNTKSLNDTARNIILKQLQSFNK; this is translated from the coding sequence ATGATAGTTTTCAAATACATTTTTTGGGTATTATATCGTATTTGGTTTTACATACTTGTAGGGGTGCCCATACTTATAATGTTTCCAATACTTTTAATTTCTATTTTAAAAGAATCATGGTATCCGTTCTTTTTTAAGATTGCCAGAGTTTGGGCAAAAATGATTTTAATAGGTATGGGATTTAGATATCGTATTGATCGAGAGCAAATACCTGAAAAAAGTAAAAGCTATATGTTTATAGCTAATCATACCTCAATGGCAGACATTATGCTTATGCTCGTCGCTGTTAAGAACCCATTTGTATTTGTTGGAAAAAAAGAACTTGCTAAAATCCCACTGTTTGGTTTCTTTTATAAGCGTACATGTATTTTAGTAGATAGAAGCTCACCAAAAAGTAGACAAGCTGTTTTTTTAAGAGCCCAACGTAGATTACGATCTGGCTTAAGTATTTGTATTTTCCCTGAGGGAGGTGTGCCAGAAGAGGATATATATTTAGATCAATTTAAAAATGGTGCTTTTAGGTTGGCAATAAACCATCAAATACCTATTGTACCATTAACTTTTGCAGATAATAAAAAACGATTTTCGTATACGTTTTTTAGCGGTAGCCCAGGAAAAATGCGTGTTAAGATTCATAAATTTTTATCTACAGAAAATTTAAATATTGATAATACCAAGTCTTTAAACGACACGGCTAGAAATATTATATTGAAGCAATTACAAAGCTTTAATAAATAA
- a CDS encoding DUF6515 family protein, translating to MSLSSCVTRTRVVTKPATQVNLVKKAPRHYKIVKVKGKRYYFWNGNHYKKTRRGYVIVRV from the coding sequence ATGAGTTTATCTTCTTGTGTTACTCGTACTCGCGTAGTTACTAAACCTGCAACTCAGGTTAATCTTGTAAAAAAAGCCCCTAGACATTACAAAATTGTAAAAGTTAAAGGGAAACGTTATTACTTTTGGAATGGGAATCATTATAAGAAAACTAGAAGGGGGTATGTAATTGTGAGAGTGTAA